The Microterricola viridarii nucleotide sequence ACGGGGCCGATGCCCAGCTCGATGCGCGCCGTCGTGCAGTCGGCCAGGCGCGTGCGGAGCGCCTCAGCGGCATCCGCTGCGGCCTGCGCATCGCCGGACGCCGGTCCGGCCCCGATCACGACGAACTCGTCGCCGCCGAGCCGGGCCAGCAGGTCGCCCTCCCGCAGGGCAGAGCCGAGCTGGCGTGCGACGTTGGAGAGGAACTCGTCGCCGACATCGTGGCCGTAGGCGTCGTTGACGGCCTTGAACCCGTCGAGGTCGATGAAGGCGACGATCACGTCCCGCTCATCGCGGGAGCCGCGGGCGAGCATGCGGCGCAGCTCGTCGAGCAGCTGCCGCCGATTGGGCAGGCCGGTGAGCGCGTCCGTCGACGCGTGCGAGGCCAGCTCGCTGTTGGCCTGCTGCAGTCGCTGGAACAGCAGCTCCCGCTCGACCTGCTGGGCGAGCATCTTCGCGAACAGCTCCAACATCGTCTGCGAGTGCGCCTGTAGCGGCTGCGAGATCGCGCTCGCGGCGCAGAGCGTTCCATAGAGACCGCCGCTCTCCGTCACGATCGGCGTGCTCACATAGGTGTGGATGTTGAGCGCCGCGGCGGCCTCGGAGTCGCCCCACCGCGTGGGCACGTCCGAGGTGTAGAAGCTGTCCTCGTCCAGCGCCCGCTTGCAGAGTGTGTCTGCCCACGGGACGCTGAGCCCCTCCGGGATCTGCATCTCGCGGACGTTGCGGGCGAACAGGATGCTCTGCACCCCCGCCTCCAGATCGACCGTGGTCA carries:
- a CDS encoding GGDEF domain-containing protein, which encodes MDTVLDQLSRTVTAAKTLEDLARPMLEMLEVATGLESTYLTTVDLEAGVQSILFARNVREMQIPEGLSVPWADTLCKRALDEDSFYTSDVPTRWGDSEAAAALNIHTYVSTPIVTESGGLYGTLCAASAISQPLQAHSQTMLELFAKMLAQQVERELLFQRLQQANSELASHASTDALTGLPNRRQLLDELRRMLARGSRDERDVIVAFIDLDGFKAVNDAYGHDVGDEFLSNVARQLGSALREGDLLARLGGDEFVVIGAGPASGDAQAAADAAEALRTRLADCTTARIELGIGPVDFAGASVGVVVVDPLSTTAEAALRQADEAMYALKRSRRAQRLTLPEP